A region from the Arthrobacter roseus genome encodes:
- a CDS encoding NADP-dependent oxidoreductase: protein MATSTQIQLTSRPKGAPTPENFRSVQEDLPDLQPGEVRVQNKFVSVDPYMRGRMNDAKSYVPPFQLDEAMTGAAVGLVTESSSDDFAEGDAVLHSFGWRDIAQGPADQFTKVQEIPGLELSVYLGILGMTGLTAYAGLTRIGGFRQDDVVFVSGAAGAVGSAVGQMARVLGAKQVIGSAGSAEKVELLKSKYGFNDAFNYKDGPVRKQLRDAATEGIDVYFDNVGGDHLEAAIDVLNRNGRAALCGAISQYNNTSREPGPDNLGNLVTKSLKLQGFIVGQHQDLQGEFVEKMSGWLTNGDIVFDETVVDGIDNSVQAFLDMMGGSNTGKMVVRV from the coding sequence CGGACCTGCAGCCCGGTGAGGTTCGGGTGCAGAACAAGTTCGTTTCCGTTGACCCGTACATGCGCGGCCGGATGAACGACGCCAAATCCTACGTACCGCCTTTCCAGCTCGACGAAGCCATGACCGGCGCAGCCGTTGGCCTCGTGACGGAGTCCTCCAGCGATGACTTCGCTGAGGGCGACGCCGTACTGCACAGCTTCGGTTGGCGGGATATTGCGCAGGGTCCGGCGGACCAGTTCACGAAAGTCCAGGAAATCCCCGGGCTGGAACTCTCGGTGTACCTCGGCATTCTCGGCATGACGGGGCTGACGGCGTACGCAGGGCTCACGCGCATTGGCGGCTTCCGACAGGACGACGTCGTTTTCGTCTCCGGTGCCGCTGGAGCCGTGGGAAGCGCCGTCGGGCAAATGGCGCGCGTTCTTGGGGCCAAGCAGGTCATCGGCTCGGCCGGGTCCGCAGAAAAAGTGGAGCTACTCAAGAGCAAATACGGCTTCAACGACGCATTCAACTACAAGGATGGGCCCGTTCGCAAACAGCTGCGGGACGCTGCCACGGAAGGCATTGACGTGTACTTCGACAACGTCGGTGGCGATCATCTCGAAGCCGCGATCGACGTCCTGAACCGTAATGGCCGTGCAGCGCTGTGCGGGGCAATCTCGCAGTACAACAACACCAGCCGCGAGCCTGGCCCGGACAACTTAGGCAATCTGGTCACAAAGTCCCTCAAACTTCAGGGGTTCATTGTTGGTCAGCATCAGGATCTGCAAGGTGAGTTCGTGGAGAAGATGTCCGGATGGCTCACCAATGGAGACATCGTTTTCGACGAAACCGTGGTGGACGGCATCGACAACTCAGTTCAGGCGTTCCTGGACATGATGGGTGGATCGAACACCGGCAAAATGGTGGTCCGCGTCTAA